A segment of the Lineus longissimus chromosome 11, tnLinLong1.2, whole genome shotgun sequence genome:
TGATTGGCCATGGTAGAATTTATTATGATTATCCCAAGCCATTCTATTACATAATTGTCATGCATGACATAATGAACATGTCACACCTACAGGACAAAATCGTCCAATACATCTTTTCAGGCAGCGGCATTGGTCGCCTAATGGCGCTGAGGTTTGCCGCCCTTGGCTGTTCCGTGGTACTCTGGGATATAAACAATAGCAACAATGAggagacagccaatcagataagAGAACAAGGAGGTCAGACGACTACGTACACGTGTGACGTCAGTGATAGGAGACAGATAAATGAAACTGTTGAAAAGGTATGCAGATAAAAGAGGGGGAAACATTCTCCATCTTTTCGGTATTTCACAACCTCTTTTATGGCATGTGCTTGTAGACAAAAAGACATCATCATGCTGCAAAACAACCTCAATGAGTCTGGTTGTTCTTCCGCTTATGAGTTTTGTAGCATGGAACACATGTATCATTAATAACTCACCTTTTCATTTATACGCCTTGCGGCGAATGAGTCGTGAAAAGAATAGTCTTCGTGGACACTGAGAGTCTTCCAAGGCCGGTTATCGTCTGATCGGTTACAAAGTGACAACTGTGGTCAGGCGAAGGCGCACCTGCAACTTGCGTATTTGCGGCGTTTGGTACGCCCAAATATGCATGTATATCACGAGGTAAGAGTGCATGTCCTTCACGATTGTGACAAGATAATTGCACTATAAACCATTTTGGTTTCCGACTGTTAATTTCAGGTGAAAAGACACGTGGGGGATGTTGACATCCTGATCAACAATGCTGGTGTCGTGTCTGGCAAGCTTCTGACGGAGTGCTcggatgatgacatcatcaagacAATGGAAGTCAACATCATGTCGCACTTTTGGGTCGGTCGACATTTTTCCTTCCGGCagattatttacatgtacttgttaatATTTGCGCGTTCACCCGCAAAAACAATTTGAGACCGATTCGGTGGAATCAATGAAATTCACCAATCTTTAGCAACCAAATGCCTTTAAATCAGAGTAAAGTAGAGCGTAAAGACTAACAATAAAGTAGTTCTACAATATGGCCATACGTGTATTACTTCCTCCTTTTCCTCACATGTCCCCTTCCTGTTACTCAGTTACTTTTTCATAAGATAGCATTTCATGTAGGTTGAAAAATGCAGTCCGAAACATACTCAATCAATGTGCCGAATACCAATTATATTTCTTTCCCACTGCAGACAGTCAAATCTTTCCTCCCGTCCATGGTGGAGCGCAACCGCGGCCACATCGTGACGATATCCAGCGCCACCGCATTTGTCGCATCTTCCCACCTGGTGGACTACTGCACCAGTAAATCTGCCGCCTTTGGTTTCAATAATGCCCTGAAGGAGGAGCTGAGAATTCTGGGAAAGGATGGAGTCCATACGACATGCGTCTGTCCATCTGTTATTAACACTGGGATGTTTGATGGGTTCAAGATACGGTCAGTGAAAACCAGATGATTATTCTATCATAATGTGCCATCTGTATCGTCTCTCTGTCATGCTTCAACCAACCTTTACAACGTAGATAGCTCAAATCGTGATTTTCTTTCCTAATTTGTGTGAAAGTCAATCAAGTCCCCTAGTAAATTAGTCTAATCATTACTCAAATGCGGATTGAGATGTTGGCCGAAAGGGCTGGTATGCGTAAAAACAATTATCCAAACAATCAACCTCATTTGATGACATCGAACAGAGACAAAATAACCTCGTTTTTGGTGCTCGTTCGCGTCTCTAATAGTCCATGGTCTATTGCAGGTATCCATGGATTATCCCTTATCTGGAGCCAGAGTACACCGCGGACAAGGTGGTTGAAGCCGTCCGGACCAACCAACAGATCCTCATCCTGCCGAGGATAGTTTACGGTGTTCCTTTCCTGTCATGGTGAGTATACGGTTATATACGAACCCCATAATGAGACAATCACATATCTGTTTCCTCTGCTTTGGGACGGACGAGTCAGAGAAGTATTGTTAGTACTGAAGTGTTTTTGTTGGGCAGGTATGATGTCATCGTCCCTTTCATTGAAAGTATGCTTGCTATTATTCTTCAATTcaattcggcattttcattcaaCAGGGTCATTCTAAATGATATTCCTAATGTTCACAATTATACTGCGGTTTAGATAATATCAGTAAAATCGTAATTACATGACCATGGCAACAAATGACGTCATATAGATCTGAATTTAGGTCATACCAAGTTCAAGTACCCACATTCAAAATTTAACCACTCTATAATTTGATTATCCGAAGAAGCGAAAAAGAACCGATGTTACTTCACTATGAAAATAATATAATTTTCCGCTTTTTTCTCCCCAGGATCTTGCCGGGCAAATGTTTGACTGTTCTACTCCAAATGCTGGGCTCGGACGAGTGCATGGAGAATTTCAAGGGAAGAGAGAAAAAGAACATATGATTTCTTATCAGGCAAGAACCAGGATCTCAGTAGTGACGCTAGTAGCTCACTAAAAGTTTCAGCTGAGGAACCTCCTTTTGCGGCCAAGACTTAGGCGTGACGGCTTCTATTttctacactccggacgtagtggactacactccggatgcagtggacttGCCTCCTCTCTCATACTAACGAGTCAAAGTTTTTTTTGCACTAAatttttttcctgctcaaaatgaaacatcatcagtcccaaaaaatttttggcttttgaaaatttttcagactTTTTGAACCGCTgatgtgatatacatgtattaataaaggtttttcatgtCTACTATGgaccgtcattcaaataaaaaaagaaaCTGTATGATAACTTTTATAACGTTTATTTTAAAAGCATCAAGCGATTTTCTTTCTCAACTTACAGGAACTAATCAATACTTTATCTCACAATAAATTCCTTCATTTTGATTTCGACATTCTTTCCATACATAAATGAAAAATTGACCAATTCGCACCGATGACTACACGTACGTGTACAGTAATGCTGGGAAAATTAGGTTATACTGAAGCCTACAATTCGAATTAAATGCAATATTTTCGACCTGAATAAGCAAGCTTCATGAAATTAGGCTCGCAGACTACAGTACGAGGTGTGACTGACGACAGACTTGTCAAAATCAGGTAATACTAAAGCTTTAGTTGGCCTAAACGAAACAATCCAATTAACAGGCCTACTATGGCCTACGTGGTGGTGTATGACATGAAAAATACATACAAGGCGAAGCTTGAGCAGATAAGGGCCCTTATTTGGGCATCGGCGTCGATAAATATATTTACAGACTTCGTACCTCGTCGTTCGCAACTGTTCGTAAGGGTTTCGACACCTGTCTATTCTTTCTTCACAACGAAAGAGACGAAAGTGTTTTACAAAGAAAACGAACTGTGAAGAAAGAAATGTTCCACCAATtcatggtcagatttctttgcATTGATCAGAAATACAAATCTTCTTCAAAACGAAACGAAAGGTgaagaagatacatgtatctggtcCGCTTGGTGTCCGTGAGTAAAATAGTCTTTGTTGGCTTTATGAGTAAAGTTGTATCTCGATAACGTAAGTTCATTGCACAATTGCTCCAACGGAAATTCAATTTTCCTGAATTTTATACCACCCGAAGAATCGTCCCATAAGCATAACGTGAGAATAAGAATGTTTGCAGCGAATGTTCAGGCACAAAAAAGAGTCCGTAACACATTGCCTTGTGTTGGCAAAATGTATCCAAGATATAATGAGCTGtgcgaaaaatgcaaaaatgaactgtgaaatatttctttttgagCACCAGTAGTAGGCCCCTATACATCAATTCGTAGAAAAGTTAAGCGTCGTTGTATTACAAATGTCACAGCAGATGCGCCATTCCTCCTGATCCTGCACTCTCCTCCCCAAAGATGTTGGACATGCCGTTTCGCCGCTGCCGTAAGCGTGGGAGAGCAGCGTCGAATAACTCTCTTTCATCCTCGTCCAAGATGTTTATATTCCATGACGAATATCCCGGTATCATATTCAACCGATGGACGTTATTGCACAGATTCTCGATTTCAGTTTCCTCCAAGCCCTCGTAAATATTGGGCGTGGCGTGTCGTCTGCACTGTGACCGTTGTTCCTGATTCCCAAGGAGGCACATGAGGCTGTTGTGAAGATTCTGCTGCGAGAATTCATCAACGCCGTCGTAGATATTGTACAGGGCGTTCCGGCGGGACCCTGAGTTGGCCCGCTGGCGAAGCTCCTCTTGTTCGTCCTCCTCCAGGCGAAGACACGAGACAGCCGTCAGGAGATCATGCTCATTCATTTCCTCAATATCGCCAGAGACATCGGGAACAGCGTTTCGGCGGCTCCGTAGACGGGATGTCGGTTCTTGGTACTGGAGTCGCAGGCAGGTCTCGCACTCAGTCAGGTTCTGGACGTCCGTTTCTGCAACTCCCTCGAAGATGTCAGCAACACCACCCCTTCGTCCGCGTCGGCGTCTAGATTCTGCTGACCTGGCAACAGACATATCGTTTGGTTTACCTCTGGTCAAACTTATCGTATAAGTATATAAGCTTTGCCGATACTTGTATCGCTTCCTTCTCGTTGAATTGTGTTCGTTTGTTATAAAACAACCAGTAGAATGGCACTGTTAATATAGGCCTTTTATTGCTAAGAATAGTACATTATGACGTTTGAAGGGGAATTCCTCGAGGCCACGCAGGGGAATGCCCGTGACGTCATTGGGATAGCCTGACTGAGTCAAGCAAATCCTGACTGTTGACCCCAGATTgtgaaatttgttttcataaGTTGATAGATTTGCTTATTTATCTTCCAACAAGTACAGACAGGTTCTAATTAATCACCACCAAACTAGACCACAGACATTAT
Coding sequences within it:
- the LOC135495920 gene encoding protein dhs-3-like, with protein sequence MAVLWRIFREIFSTFWQFSYHLVVAIFNTFVPARFRQKDVAGEIVLITGAGSGIGRLMALRFAALGCSVVLWDINNSNNEETANQIREQGGQTTTYTCDVSDRRQINETVEKVKRHVGDVDILINNAGVVSGKLLTECSDDDIIKTMEVNIMSHFWTVKSFLPSMVERNRGHIVTISSATAFVASSHLVDYCTSKSAAFGFNNALKEELRILGKDGVHTTCVCPSVINTGMFDGFKIRYPWIIPYLEPEYTADKVVEAVRTNQQILILPRIVYGVPFLSWILPGKCLTVLLQMLGSDECMENFKGREKKNI